From Nitratidesulfovibrio vulgaris str. Hildenborough, a single genomic window includes:
- a CDS encoding RsbRD N-terminal domain-containing protein — protein sequence MTTSTITPELKEKISARWGEFIYATYPFDTTGFLRSRKNEFSNPVGHATEKAVTLMVAAICGDDMVDGEVESALADLIRVRAIQQFTPEQATGIIFCVKPILREEILPMYAGQEGFANYLAMESRVDSLCLMAFRMYSEDRERMHMLKVDEYKRRYAQIIRRAEMIVDRPAGEPE from the coding sequence ATGACGACATCGACCATTACCCCCGAACTGAAGGAAAAAATCAGCGCCAGATGGGGTGAGTTCATCTACGCAACCTACCCCTTTGACACGACAGGATTCCTTCGGAGCAGGAAAAACGAATTCTCCAACCCCGTGGGACATGCCACGGAGAAGGCCGTAACCCTCATGGTTGCCGCAATCTGCGGTGACGATATGGTTGATGGCGAGGTCGAAAGTGCTCTTGCCGACCTCATCAGGGTTCGCGCCATCCAGCAGTTCACGCCTGAACAGGCTACCGGGATCATCTTCTGCGTGAAGCCGATACTCCGCGAAGAAATCCTGCCCATGTATGCCGGGCAGGAAGGATTCGCGAACTACCTTGCAATGGAGTCGCGTGTCGACTCCCTTTGTCTGATGGCCTTTCGCATGTACTCGGAAGACCGGGAACGCATGCACATGCTCAAAGTCGATGAATACAAAAGGCGTTACGCCCAGATCATACGCAGGGCTGAAATGATAGTGGACCGACCGGCAGGGGAACCGGAATAA
- the dsrM gene encoding sulfate reduction electron transfer complex DsrMKJOP subunit DsrM, producing MFFSFLAVIALACIAWLGAVSGFQYVLGVVLPLAAMLVFIVGFVWRIVDWAKSPVPFRIPTTGGQQRSLDWIKPARLDSPYTTTGTVGRMLLEVLLFRSLFRNTSMEIQNGPRVVYYSAKWLWLFALIFHYCFLTIFIRHFRFFLEPVPFAISFMETLDGIMQIGAPRMFMTDVLVVVALVFLLCRRLFSEKIRYISLANDYFPLFLILGLVGSGIWMRYFAKVDIASVKVLTMGLVTLNPVVPDGIGTVFFIHMMFLSALLMYFPFSKLMHMGGVFLSPTRNLPNNSRAVRHVNPWNPPKKYRTYAEYEDEFRDLMAEAGLPLDKKPDEAAAE from the coding sequence ATGTTTTTTTCATTTTTAGCGGTCATTGCGCTCGCTTGTATCGCCTGGCTGGGAGCCGTTTCCGGCTTTCAGTACGTTCTTGGGGTGGTACTGCCGCTTGCCGCAATGCTCGTGTTCATCGTCGGCTTCGTCTGGCGGATAGTGGATTGGGCCAAGTCTCCCGTGCCCTTCCGTATTCCCACCACCGGCGGGCAGCAGCGGTCGCTCGACTGGATCAAGCCTGCGCGCCTTGACAGCCCTTACACCACTACGGGCACCGTGGGACGCATGCTTCTCGAAGTACTGCTGTTCCGTTCGCTCTTCCGCAACACTTCGATGGAGATCCAGAACGGTCCGCGCGTGGTCTACTACTCGGCCAAGTGGCTCTGGCTCTTCGCGCTGATTTTCCACTACTGTTTCCTGACCATCTTCATCAGGCACTTCAGGTTCTTCCTCGAGCCCGTCCCCTTTGCCATCAGCTTCATGGAGACGCTTGACGGTATCATGCAGATTGGTGCCCCGCGCATGTTCATGACTGACGTGCTCGTGGTCGTCGCTCTTGTCTTCCTGCTTTGCCGCCGCCTTTTCAGCGAGAAGATTCGCTACATCTCTCTCGCCAACGACTATTTCCCGCTGTTCCTGATCCTTGGTCTTGTCGGCAGCGGCATATGGATGCGCTACTTCGCGAAGGTCGACATCGCTTCGGTCAAGGTGCTGACCATGGGTCTTGTCACGCTGAACCCGGTCGTGCCCGATGGCATCGGCACCGTGTTCTTCATCCATATGATGTTCCTGAGTGCGCTGCTCATGTACTTCCCCTTCAGCAAGCTCATGCACATGGGTGGCGTGTTCCTCAGCCCCACGCGCAACCTTCCGAACAACTCCCGCGCCGTGCGGCACGTCAACCCCTGGAACCCGCCCAAGAAGTACCGCACCTACGCCGAGTACGAAGACGAGTTCCGCGACCTGATGGCCGAGGCCGGGCTTCCGCTCGATAAGAAACCCGACGAAGCTGCTGCCGAGTAA